Proteins found in one Ischnura elegans chromosome 11, ioIscEleg1.1, whole genome shotgun sequence genomic segment:
- the LOC124168498 gene encoding thymidylate kinase isoform X1 has product MRGSLIVLEGCDRVGKTTQCVKLIEKIAAYSGKASLLKFPDRSSLTGGLIDNYLRNKLELTDKVVHLLFSANRWELEPKMKNLLLNGTHLVVDRYAFSGVAYSAAKDGMDMEWCRSPDIGLPRPDLVVYLDLDPKSAASRIGYGEERYESRKFQEAVRNNFLKLKESYWMIVDARKSVDDMHEEIWDRVRKTIDECWKEPIEKLWC; this is encoded by the exons ATGAGGGGCTCGCTTATAGTTTTAGAAGGCTGCGATAGAGTGGGGAAAACGACGCAATGTGTCAagttaatagaaaaaatagctGCTTATTCTGGAAAGGCCTCGTTATTGAAGTTCCCCG ATCGCTCATCCCTAACCGGAGGTCTAATTGATAATTACTTGAGAAATAAGTTGGAATTAACCGATAAAGTGGTGCATCTTTTATTTTCTGCCAATCGATGGGAACTTGA ACCCAAGATGAAAAACCTACTCTTGAATGGCACTCATTTGGTGGTTGACCGATATGCTTTTTCTGGAGTGGCGTATTCAGCGGCTAAAGAC GGCATGGATATGGAATGGTGCAGGAGTCCGGACATAGGTCTCCCACGTCCTGATCTTGTGGTGTATCTAGATCTTGACCCAAAGAGTGCTGCCTCTAGAATAGGTTATGGTGAGGAACGATATGAAAGTCGAAAGTTCCAGGAAGCAGTGCGAAACAACTTTTTGAAGCTAAAGGAGTCCTACTGGATG ATTGTTGATGCACGGAAAAGTGTTGACGATATGCATGAAGAAATATGGGATAGAGTGAGGAAGACAATAGATGAATGTTGGAAGGAACCAATTGAAAAACTATGGTGTTGA
- the LOC124168498 gene encoding thymidylate kinase isoform X2 — protein MCQVNRKNSCLFWKGLVIEVPRPKMKNLLLNGTHLVVDRYAFSGVAYSAAKDGMDMEWCRSPDIGLPRPDLVVYLDLDPKSAASRIGYGEERYESRKFQEAVRNNFLKLKESYWMIVDARKSVDDMHEEIWDRVRKTIDECWKEPIEKLWC, from the exons ATGTGTCAagttaatagaaaaaatagctGCTTATTCTGGAAAGGCCTCGTTATTGAAGTTCCCCG ACCCAAGATGAAAAACCTACTCTTGAATGGCACTCATTTGGTGGTTGACCGATATGCTTTTTCTGGAGTGGCGTATTCAGCGGCTAAAGAC GGCATGGATATGGAATGGTGCAGGAGTCCGGACATAGGTCTCCCACGTCCTGATCTTGTGGTGTATCTAGATCTTGACCCAAAGAGTGCTGCCTCTAGAATAGGTTATGGTGAGGAACGATATGAAAGTCGAAAGTTCCAGGAAGCAGTGCGAAACAACTTTTTGAAGCTAAAGGAGTCCTACTGGATG ATTGTTGATGCACGGAAAAGTGTTGACGATATGCATGAAGAAATATGGGATAGAGTGAGGAAGACAATAGATGAATGTTGGAAGGAACCAATTGAAAAACTATGGTGTTGA
- the LOC124168496 gene encoding tryptophan--tRNA ligase, cytoplasmic translates to MANGVEHGLSDLSLSNTTVKDDVEEDVVNPWNVSTKSATGIDYGKLIKRFGSSKVDEELIARFEKVTGKRAHHLLRRGVFFSHRDMHTILNHYEQGKPFFLYTGRGPSSESMHVGHLISFIFTKWLQDVFNVPLVIQMTDDEKCLWKDITLEEANRLAYENAKDIIACGFDKEKTFIFSDLDFIGQCPEFYRNMVRIQKCVTFNQVKGIFGFGDSDVIGKISFPSIQAAPSFSTSFPFIFNKAKVPCLIPCGIDQDPYFRMTRDVAPRLGLPKPALIHCSFFPALQGAQTKMSASDQNTSIFLTDTQKQIKNKINKYAFSGGQATVEEHRRLGGNCDVDISYQYLTFFLEDDEKLEQIRKDYTSGELLTGELKKELIGILQSLIATHQERRAKVTEDVIKEFTTPRKLKFNF, encoded by the exons ATGGCAAACGGTGTCGAACATGGTTTGTCCGATTTATCGTTATCAAATACCACAGTTAAAGATGATGTTGAGGAAGATGTGGTGAATCCTTGGAACGTGTCAACCAAGTCAGCCACTGGCATTGATTATGGCAAATTAATAa AAAGATTTGGAAGTTCGAAAGTAGACGAGGAGTTAATAGCAAGATTTGAAAAAGTGACTGGGAAAAGAGCTCATCACCTACTCCGAAGAGGTGTATTCTTCTCTCACCGTGACATGCACACAATTCTGAACCATTATGAACAAGGGAAGCCCTTTTTCCTGTACACTGGAAGAGGACCCTCGTCGGAGTCAATGCATGTTGGGCActtaatatctttcatttttaccAA GTGGTTgcaggatgtatttaatgttccTTTAGTTATACAAATGACGGATGATGAAAAATGCCTCTGGAAGGATATTACTCTGGAGGAAGCAAATAGATTAGCGTATGAAAATGCAAAGGACATTATTGCTTGTGGCTTTGACAAGGAAAAAACTTTCATATTTTCTGACCTGGATTTTATCGG GCAATGCCCTGAGTTTTATCGGAACATGGTCCGAATCCAGAAGTGTGTTACTTTCAACCAGGTGAAAGGTATTTTTGGTTTCGGCGACAGTGATGTCATAGGAAAAATAAGCTTTCCTTCGATTCAAGCTGCGCCTTCATTCTCCACttcgtttccgtttatttttaaTAAGGCTAAAGTTCCATGTCTAATTCCTTGTGGGATTGATCAG GACCCATATTTTAGGATGACGAGGGATGTCGCTCCAAGACTTGGTCTACCAAAACCTGCCTTGATCCATTGTTCTTTCTTTCCTGCATTGCAAGGAGCACAGACAAAAATGTCTGCCAGTGATCAAAATACCTCTATTTTTCTTACTGACACCCAAAAGCAAATTAAAAACAAG aTAAATAAATATGCCTTTTCTGGAGGACAAGCTACAGTTGAAGAACATCGTCGACTTGGAGGAAATTGTGATGTTGATATATCATATCAGTATTTAACTTTCTTCTTGGAGGATGACGAAAAGCTGGAGCAGATTAGAAAG GACTATACCAGTGGTGAGTTGCTGACAGGAGAGCTAAAGAAAGAGCTTATTGGTATTCTCCAAAGCTTAATTGCGACACACCAAGAAAGGAGAGCTAAGGTCACGGAAGATGTTATTAAAGAGTTTACCACtccaagaaaattaaaatttaacttttaa
- the LOC124168497 gene encoding transmembrane protein 179 translates to MAFSNLLLLCQITGYIIAFILSLCITVPMSIHQDEFRGHCLLFSTGIWQEKDGQFGVNWASQAYCNYTIFVGVILFITSVVQIYRMGVFLHRGTDSSFLSAFVDVVGSVILCLMTIVAALMITLGFMVWCKNMTERFPSCEIAAGNSIDNKDGIETAGFYIEMGTAQFGAWASWACWVGLSVCALLKLCKYHQLENIRVSMYRERQRLLNGGGGEGRNEREGRDQPDGAEKDGAYEGGGDSIHIPQDEVHPSSIYTGPQSV, encoded by the exons ATGGCTTTCTCTAATTTACTATTACTATGTCAAATAACTGGGTACATAATTGCGTTTATATTGTCGTTGTGTATCACAGTACCTATGAGTATTCATCAGGACGAGTTTAG GGGTCACTGCTTGCTCTTTTCCACTGGGATTTGGCAGGAAAAAGATGGCCAGTTCGGTGTCAATTGGGCTTCGCAAGCTTATTGCAATTACACTATCTTTGTGGGAGTAATTTTGTTCATTACATCAGTCGTGCAGATATACCGAATGGGTGTGTTTCTTCACAGGGGCACTGATAG TTCATTCTTGTCAGCATTTGTGGATGTTGTTGGCAGCGTTATCCTTTGTTTGATGACCATCGTTGCGGCCTTAATGATTACTCTTGGTTTTATGGTGTGGTGCAAAAACATGACTGAAAGATTTCCATC ATGTGAGATTGCTGCTGGAAATTCCATTGATAACAAAGATGGGATAGAAACGGCTGGATTTTATATCGAAATGGGAACTGCTCAG tTTGGAGCATGGGCTTCATGGGCGTGTTGGGTGGGACTCTCTGTCTGTGCTCTTCTGAAACTGTGCAAGTATCACCAACTGGAGAATATTAGAGTGAGTATGTACAGAGAAAGACAAAGACTTTTAaatggaggagggggagagggaagaaatgaaagagaaggtaGGGATCAGCCGGATGGAGCAGAGAAGGATGGTGCTTATGAGGGTGGTGGTGACAGCATACATATTCCACAAGATGAGGTGCACCCTTCATCTATATATACTGGCCCACAAtctgtttaa